The sequence GCGCTTGTATTTCGTATGATAAAGATGAGTTTTGTAACATATGAAATTCTAATGTTAGTTTTTTACCGTCAAAATCAGTAGGCAGATTAATCATGTGGAATGTATTTTTTGCCTTGTTTAAATAAAGTTCATAATCATTATTTGAATATTTGTAAAGTACCTTATTATCTAAATACACAATTACATTGCTAAAGCCTAAGTATAAGCAAATAGAATTTCTATCAAGTTTATTAGATTTTTTTAAAATTTGAGTTAAGTAAATGGTTGTATTCTTCTTATATTTTAAGGACTCTGGAAGAGAAATCGATGTTTTATCTTTTTTATTATCTTCAGATAAAATCCAATTGTCTTTAAGTACAGTAATATCGCTATCTATTATGTTTTGGTTATTTGTTTTACTGAATTTAATAGATAGTGCTATAGTAGAAAACAAGATAAATAAAGAAAAGGTTATTAGATATATTTTTAATTTTTCATCGTTAACTTTGTTTTTTTTTCTCATTTAGTGTCTCCTATAATAAATAATATATTTTATCCTGTGTTGTTCCTTTTTACTAAAACTAGCAAGAACGTTAATTAAATAGTAAAACTTGCATAATGTATATTTTATCATAGAAAAATAAAAAAAATAATATTAAATTCTTGTATAGTTATTAGTGAAATTTATACTTTTTCTTTGAGCAGTTGTTTGAGAACATATTCTGCTACTTTAGTTGGATTATTTTTTTCTCCATCTACTATAAAATTATTCTTTTCAGCAAGAACAGAATTCTTAAGATATTTAGCCCAATTTATATTATTTTCTATTGTAATGTTATCCCAAGATCTATTTGCTAATCTTTCTAAAATTGCAGTTTCACTAATTTCAATAAATCCATAAGCAATGTTTAGTGAATCGGTGTATTTTTCGCAAGCTTTAATCTCATTGGGAACGCAAACTCCGCAAATTATAGTGCTTATTCCATTAGAATAATTATCAGTACAGATATTAACCCAATGATTAGTTCTCTCTCTTCTCCAATTCTCATCAGCACCTTCTGGAACTCCGCCTTCATCAAAATCGTGAATATTACAATTAAGCAGATTCATGTTTTTTAGGCTGTTGACTAGTGTGGATTTTCCAGCACCTGAGGTGCCAGTGATAAAAGCAATAAATTTTTTATTCATAGCAAACTCTCCTTTTAATGTTCTATATATGTCATAAAAAGTTCCTTGATATAAAATTAATTTGAGAATATTGTTAACTTAGAAATTAGGAATTATGTTAATTAGAATTTATATGGGAATATAATACCACAAATTTAATTGGAAAAAAAACATTATTATTATAGAATAGAGAGTAGATTCAAAAAAGTTATATATTTTCGAATAAACTAAATCAATGAATACGATTTAGATTTAATAAGGAGTTAATAGAGGTATGAAAAACACAATTTTATTAATAGAGGATGATTATTCTATAGCAGATGCATTAAGTTTTTTGCTAAAAAGGGAAGGGTACAATGTATTATTGGCATCTAAAGGACAAGCCGGCATTCAGTTATTTAATGCAAATGATATTAATTTGGTTATTTTGGATGTAATGCTGCCAGATATAAATGGCTTTGATATACTAAAAAAAATAAACAACAATGGTGTCCCTGTAATAATGCTTACTGCAAGGGGAGATATTGTCGATAAAGTGCTGGGGTTTGAATTGGGTGCAGATGATTACATAACTAAACCTTTTGATAACAGAGAATTGGTAGCTAGGATTAAAGCATCTATAAGAAGAGTTAACACATATAAGGAAGAAGAAAATGAATCAATAGAAGTCAGCAAAGAAATTACTATTTTAAGAAAAGCTCATAAAGTTATAAAAAATTCTGAAGAGATAAAGCTTAAACCTAAGGAATATAATCTATTACTTTTTCTATCAGAAAATAAAGATATAGTATTTAGTAGAGAAGTGCTTTTAGATAGAATATGGGGCATGGATTTTTCCGGTGATGATAGAACTGTAGATGTACATGTTAGAAGGTTAAGAAGTAAATTAGATGATAAGGAAGGAAAAATTATTGAAACTGTTTTTGGTATAGGATATAGGATGAATAGAAATGAAAAAGAGTAGTATAAAGATAAAGTTTATATTAGGATTTTTGGTGATTTTTTTTACTTCAAATATGGCACTAAATTTATATATACGCAAATCTATAGAAGAAAACAGAAAAATTAGTATAAGAGATGAGAAAAATTCTTTATTCAAAAGTAGCAGGGAATTTATTAGAAATACTTTAGAAGGAGACATGGGTGAGATTAGTGAAGAAACTCTGAAAAAATCTGCGTATGGTCTAGTGGTTAAATTAAGTGTATTAAATAAGTCATATGTATCAATAAGAGATAGTCATGGAGATTTAATTGAAGAAATAAATACTGATATACCTATAGAGGCGATTAACGAAAATAGTGATGTAAAGGAAGCTATTAAAAATAATGCTTATTATGTGTTAGATAATTATGGAGGAAGAGCTATTTTGAGATTTTCTTATCCTTTATATTTAAACAATAAGTTTTTAGGTGTGGTTTGCTTTAGGGAAGATTATTCTAATGTAAATAGCAGAGATATGGGACTTATTAATGACATCACAATTATACAAGTTATAACTCTTATTATTGCAATTATTTTTTCAGCAGTATTAATTAATAGGTTAATGAAACCATTAAAAACCTTAACCAAGAAAATAGAAGATATGAGAAATGGAATTTATGATGGAGAAATAAGAGTGAAGTCAAAAGACGAAATTGGTATTTTGGCGAATACGTTCAATATTATGAAAAATGAAATAAGCCAATATATTCTAAGTTTAGAAGTTGAGCAGGCTAAGGTAATGAAACTTGAAAAAACAAGGCAAGAATTTTTTAATAATATAACTCATGAATTAAAAACTCCATTAACAGGAATATCTTCATATGCTCAAATTTTAGAAGAAGGTGTTGATGATGAAGAATTTTCTAAGAGAGCAGCTACGAGAATTAAGCAGGAAAGTGATAGATTACATGGATTGGTTCTGGATTTGATAGAAGTTTCAAAAGGTAACACGGAAATTGAAGAGGAAGAAGCACTTATAGATATATCTAAACTAATAGAGAAGGTATCTAATGATTTATATAAAAAAGCAGAAGGATATGGTGCTAGAATTGTTCTTGAATTGGAAAAGATAGAGTTAGTGGGCAGAGAAAAGAAACTTCAGCAATTATTTATAAATGTAATTGATAATGCAATAAAATATAGTGTTCCGAATAAAGAAATTAGAATAGAGACTTTTAGATACAATGGATTTATAAATATAGAAATTGAAAATCATAGTGAGAAAGAATATATGGAGAATACAGAGCAACTATTTTTACCTTTTATGAAAGGTGATTCTAGAGAAAAAGGAAGTAGAGGATTAGGATTGAATATTTCCAGAAAAATAGTAGAAACTCATAAAGGAACTATAGAAATTAAATGGCAGAATTATAAGGTACAGACTTTAATAAAGTTTTCTGATGTTAATATTTTGGCAACAAGTTAGTCAATATTTTGGTCATAACTTTCTAATAAGATTAATCTTGAAAGAAAGGAGAGATAATAATGAAAAGAAAAAAATTGATGTTATTATCTACAGTATTAATAATTTCTGTGTTCACAGTGTTGGGAATATATTGTGTTAAGTCTCAAGTGTATGGAGAAGTAGACATAAGTAAGGCAGATATACAAGGGGATTTAGTTAAGCCATCAGCCCAATCTGGTGTTGAGGATAAAACAGGAAATGTGAAAGAAGTTGTAGTGTCAAATGTAAAGTCACAATCTAAGGAAATAGACAATAAGCAATTATCAGTTTCTTCAGTAAAAGAAATAGAAATGAATAAACAGCAATATATTAGAGGATGGTATGGAAATGATAGCATTTTAGCTGCAGAAGATATAAATTCCACAAAACTAACTATAAGGAATTTAGTTAATGGCACAAATAGAACTATAGATATCAGTAATATTGGAAAAGATAGCAGTATAGTTGATTACAAGGATAAAAAATTAGTGATATTTGATACAAACAATTACTCTATATTAAATTTAGAAAGTGGGAAAACTTT comes from Clostridium sp. TW13 and encodes:
- a CDS encoding response regulator transcription factor; translation: MKNTILLIEDDYSIADALSFLLKREGYNVLLASKGQAGIQLFNANDINLVILDVMLPDINGFDILKKINNNGVPVIMLTARGDIVDKVLGFELGADDYITKPFDNRELVARIKASIRRVNTYKEEENESIEVSKEITILRKAHKVIKNSEEIKLKPKEYNLLLFLSENKDIVFSREVLLDRIWGMDFSGDDRTVDVHVRRLRSKLDDKEGKIIETVFGIGYRMNRNEKE
- a CDS encoding sensor histidine kinase, coding for MKKSSIKIKFILGFLVIFFTSNMALNLYIRKSIEENRKISIRDEKNSLFKSSREFIRNTLEGDMGEISEETLKKSAYGLVVKLSVLNKSYVSIRDSHGDLIEEINTDIPIEAINENSDVKEAIKNNAYYVLDNYGGRAILRFSYPLYLNNKFLGVVCFREDYSNVNSRDMGLINDITIIQVITLIIAIIFSAVLINRLMKPLKTLTKKIEDMRNGIYDGEIRVKSKDEIGILANTFNIMKNEISQYILSLEVEQAKVMKLEKTRQEFFNNITHELKTPLTGISSYAQILEEGVDDEEFSKRAATRIKQESDRLHGLVLDLIEVSKGNTEIEEEEALIDISKLIEKVSNDLYKKAEGYGARIVLELEKIELVGREKKLQQLFINVIDNAIKYSVPNKEIRIETFRYNGFINIEIENHSEKEYMENTEQLFLPFMKGDSREKGSRGLGLNISRKIVETHKGTIEIKWQNYKVQTLIKFSDVNILATS
- a CDS encoding AAA family ATPase, which encodes MNKKFIAFITGTSGAGKSTLVNSLKNMNLLNCNIHDFDEGGVPEGADENWRRERTNHWVNICTDNYSNGISTIICGVCVPNEIKACEKYTDSLNIAYGFIEISETAILERLANRSWDNITIENNINWAKYLKNSVLAEKNNFIVDGEKNNPTKVAEYVLKQLLKEKV